A region of Micromonospora sp. WMMD882 DNA encodes the following proteins:
- a CDS encoding DUF3105 domain-containing protein — protein MSISTPGGDQRRPSVVSTGKKPAAGRPAADAKNAAERPAGGARPAGGGKGKGKGPKKPIAPVKVSQGRAWGPIALGVAVAVLAVAIIGYGGWAAFQGSKPWEERASDIDGVSNFRESDPDLVKGGDHKTGAIQYSVLPPVAGPHNAAWQNCQGNVYDAPIANEHAVHSLEHGAVWITYRPDLPADQVAKLAEKVQGQEKTMLSPFEGLDKPISLQAWGFQLKVDNADDSRIDEFIKTLRINASIEGPNANCGQGITATGTTPRELQQQMPQQ, from the coding sequence ATGAGCATCAGCACCCCGGGCGGCGACCAGCGCCGTCCGTCCGTGGTCAGCACCGGCAAGAAGCCGGCGGCCGGCAGGCCCGCGGCCGACGCGAAGAACGCCGCCGAGCGACCCGCCGGTGGCGCCCGCCCGGCGGGCGGCGGCAAGGGCAAGGGCAAGGGCCCGAAGAAGCCGATCGCCCCGGTGAAGGTCAGCCAGGGCCGGGCGTGGGGCCCGATCGCCCTCGGCGTCGCGGTCGCCGTGCTCGCCGTCGCGATCATCGGCTACGGCGGCTGGGCCGCGTTCCAGGGCTCCAAGCCGTGGGAGGAGCGGGCCAGCGACATCGACGGCGTCAGTAACTTCCGGGAGAGCGACCCCGACCTGGTCAAGGGTGGCGACCACAAGACCGGCGCGATCCAGTACTCGGTCCTCCCGCCGGTCGCCGGTCCGCACAACGCCGCCTGGCAGAACTGCCAGGGCAACGTCTACGACGCCCCGATCGCCAACGAGCACGCGGTGCACAGCCTGGAGCACGGCGCGGTCTGGATCACCTACCGTCCCGACCTGCCCGCCGACCAGGTGGCCAAGCTCGCCGAGAAGGTCCAGGGCCAGGAGAAGACGATGCTCAGCCCGTTCGAGGGGCTGGACAAGCCGATCTCGCTCCAGGCGTGGGGCTTCCAGCTCAAGGTCGACAACGCCGACGACAGCCGGATCGACGAGTTCATCAAGACGCTGCGGATCAACGCGTCGATCGAGGGCCCGAACGCCAACTGCGGCCAGGGCATCACCGCGACCGGCACCACCCCGCGCGAACTCCAGCAGCAGATGCCGCAGCAGTGA
- a CDS encoding winged helix-turn-helix domain-containing protein, producing the protein MGVALRDARRSVTSWCRRHTIGGDGAVAAVRRGQRPGESGPLSREQELDLIDALRGVHPDAFGLAEELWTRQSLTSLIQRRYDLPLEAGAVGAYLRAWGLGPREPRERACGLCVGAVEHWVRTEYPAITEAAQEHLSEVYWLGRVRLRGTMPAADVVSAVSSRGRVRFMITTPSVDPPLPRDFVLRLSGADERTVHVIVDGSWPRNEWPRRLPRRIALHPLPSCGRALVARAGRLGPAA; encoded by the coding sequence GTGGGGGTTGCACTCAGAGACGCACGACGGTCGGTCACCAGTTGGTGCCGACGCCACACGATCGGCGGTGACGGAGCGGTGGCAGCCGTCCGTCGCGGACAACGGCCGGGCGAGTCGGGACCGCTCAGCCGCGAACAGGAACTGGACCTGATCGACGCGCTGCGGGGCGTCCACCCCGACGCGTTCGGCCTGGCCGAGGAGCTCTGGACCCGACAGAGCCTGACCAGCCTCATCCAGCGCCGGTACGACCTGCCGCTGGAGGCGGGGGCCGTCGGGGCGTACCTGCGGGCGTGGGGGTTGGGCCCCCGGGAACCCCGGGAACGCGCCTGCGGGCTCTGCGTCGGCGCGGTGGAACACTGGGTCCGCACCGAGTACCCGGCGATCACCGAAGCGGCCCAGGAGCACCTGTCCGAGGTCTACTGGCTCGGCCGGGTACGCCTGCGCGGCACCATGCCGGCCGCGGACGTGGTCTCGGCCGTCTCCTCCCGGGGCCGGGTCCGCTTCATGATCACCACGCCGTCGGTGGACCCGCCGCTCCCCCGGGACTTCGTGCTCCGGCTCAGCGGCGCGGACGAGCGGACGGTGCACGTGATCGTCGACGGCTCCTGGCCCCGCAACGAGTGGCCACGCCGGCTGCCCCGGCGGATCGCGCTGCACCCGTTGCCGAGTTGCGGACGCGCCCTCGTCGCCCGAGCGGGTCGACTCGGCCCCGCCGCCTGA
- the argS gene encoding arginine--tRNA ligase, which translates to MTPAELAEVVLSAAHAVFTERGLDRAALPERTAVERPRNPEHGDYASTVALQLAKKVGQPPRELAAALAEQLGRAPGIKSVEIAGPGFLNIRLDAASAGALARSIVEAGPAYGHSDRLAGTKINLEFVSANPTGPVHIGGARWAAVGDAMGRLLRATGAQVGTEYYVNDAGTQIDRFAASLLAAVRGEPAPEDGYSGAYIAEIAERVRAARPEAPTLDDAAAHRVFRDEGVALMLSEIRSSLGQFGVEFDLYFSEQGLHDRGELERALTRLRAQGHVYDTDGAVWLRTTDFGDDKDRVLRKSNGEWTYFAADCAYYLDKRLRGFDRAVYMLGADHHGYVGRMRAMVACFGDDPARNLEILIGQLVNLVRDGAPVRMSKRAGTVVTLEDLVDAIGVDAARYALARYSFDSPIDIDVELWTRASRDNPVYYVQYVAARTASVARNAAEVGLARGDAAAFRPGLLDHEKENELLKALAEFPAVVATAAELREPHRVARYLEDLSGAYHRFYDNCRILPRGDEEVTDRHRARLWLNDATRTVIANGLRLLGVSAPERM; encoded by the coding sequence GTGACTCCCGCAGAACTCGCCGAGGTCGTTCTCTCCGCTGCCCACGCCGTCTTCACCGAGCGCGGGCTGGACCGTGCCGCCCTGCCGGAGCGGACGGCGGTGGAGCGACCCCGTAACCCGGAGCACGGTGACTACGCCTCGACCGTCGCCCTGCAACTGGCGAAGAAGGTCGGGCAGCCGCCGCGGGAGCTGGCCGCCGCCCTGGCCGAGCAGCTCGGGCGGGCCCCGGGGATCAAGTCGGTGGAGATCGCCGGCCCCGGCTTCCTGAACATCCGGCTCGACGCCGCCTCCGCCGGGGCGCTGGCCCGGTCGATCGTCGAGGCCGGCCCGGCGTACGGCCACAGCGACCGGCTCGCCGGCACGAAGATCAACCTGGAGTTCGTCTCGGCCAACCCGACCGGCCCGGTGCACATCGGCGGGGCCCGGTGGGCGGCCGTCGGCGACGCGATGGGCCGGCTGTTGCGGGCCACCGGCGCGCAGGTCGGCACCGAGTACTACGTCAACGACGCCGGCACCCAGATCGACCGGTTCGCCGCCTCGCTGCTCGCCGCCGTCCGGGGCGAGCCGGCCCCGGAGGACGGCTACAGCGGGGCGTACATCGCCGAGATCGCCGAGCGGGTGCGGGCGGCCCGGCCGGAGGCGCCGACCCTGGACGACGCGGCGGCCCACCGGGTCTTCCGGGACGAGGGCGTCGCGCTGATGCTTTCGGAGATCAGGTCGTCGCTGGGGCAGTTCGGGGTGGAGTTCGACCTCTACTTCAGCGAGCAGGGCCTGCACGACCGGGGTGAGCTGGAGCGGGCCCTGACCCGGCTGCGGGCACAGGGCCACGTCTACGACACCGACGGGGCGGTCTGGCTGCGCACCACCGACTTCGGCGACGACAAGGACCGGGTGCTGCGCAAATCCAACGGCGAGTGGACGTACTTCGCCGCGGACTGCGCGTACTACCTGGACAAGCGGCTCCGGGGTTTCGACCGGGCGGTCTACATGCTCGGCGCGGACCACCACGGCTACGTCGGCCGGATGCGGGCGATGGTGGCCTGTTTCGGTGACGACCCGGCCCGGAACCTGGAGATCCTCATCGGCCAGTTGGTCAACCTGGTCCGCGACGGCGCGCCGGTGCGGATGAGCAAGCGGGCCGGCACGGTGGTGACCCTGGAGGACCTGGTCGACGCGATCGGCGTGGACGCCGCCCGGTACGCGCTGGCCCGCTACTCCTTCGACTCCCCGATCGACATCGACGTGGAGCTGTGGACCCGGGCCAGCCGGGACAATCCGGTCTACTACGTGCAGTACGTCGCGGCGCGGACGGCGAGCGTCGCCCGCAACGCCGCCGAGGTGGGCCTGGCGCGGGGCGACGCCGCGGCGTTCCGCCCCGGTCTGCTCGACCACGAGAAGGAGAACGAGCTGCTCAAGGCGCTCGCCGAGTTCCCGGCCGTGGTGGCCACCGCCGCCGAGTTGCGGGAGCCGCACCGGGTGGCCCGCTACCTGGAGGACCTCTCCGGGGCGTACCACCGGTTCTACGACAACTGCCGGATCCTGCCGCGTGGCGACGAGGAGGTCACCGACCGGCACCGGGCCCGGCTCTGGCTGAACGACGCCACCCGTACGGTGATCGCCAACGGGCTGCGCCTGCTCGGCGTCTCCGCCCCGGAGAGGATGTGA
- a CDS encoding homoserine dehydrogenase, which produces MRLAILGCGTVGSEVVRLLHEQSADLAARIGAPLEIAGIAVRRLGRDRGDLPVDPELFTTDAVGLIKRDDVDVVVEVVGGIEPARSWLVDALRAGKSVVTANKALLAEDGAALHDAAADGGADLYYEASVAGAIPLLRPLRESLHGDRINRVTGIVNGTTNFILSAMDATGAGFAEALEEATELGYAEADPTADVEGFDAAAKAAILASLAFHTRVGAADVHREGITEVTAADMASAKAMGCTIKLLCLAARGVDAAGRGSVSVRVHPAMIPRSHPLASVGDAFNAVFVEAEAAGPLMFYGRGAGGAATASAVLGDIVAVGRNRLAGVRAPSESAYADLVVRPMGEALTRYHVSLDVADKPGVLAAVAGVFARHDVSIATVRQAPAGAEPAGRGVDAVLVIVTHVAPDAALAATVEELRGLDAVRSIASVLRVEGGA; this is translated from the coding sequence CTGCGCTTGGCGATACTCGGCTGCGGCACCGTCGGGAGCGAGGTGGTGCGGCTGCTGCACGAGCAGTCCGCCGACCTGGCGGCCCGGATCGGCGCCCCGTTGGAGATCGCCGGGATCGCGGTGCGCCGGCTCGGCCGGGACCGCGGCGACCTGCCGGTCGACCCGGAGCTGTTCACCACCGACGCGGTCGGGCTGATCAAGCGTGACGACGTGGACGTGGTGGTGGAGGTGGTCGGCGGCATCGAGCCGGCCCGGAGCTGGCTGGTCGACGCGCTGCGCGCGGGCAAGAGCGTGGTGACCGCGAACAAGGCCCTGCTCGCCGAGGACGGCGCGGCGCTGCACGACGCGGCGGCCGACGGCGGCGCGGATCTCTACTACGAGGCGTCGGTGGCGGGGGCGATCCCGCTGTTGCGTCCGCTGCGCGAGTCGCTGCACGGGGACCGGATCAACCGGGTCACCGGCATCGTGAACGGCACCACCAACTTCATCCTCTCCGCGATGGACGCCACCGGGGCCGGCTTCGCCGAGGCGCTGGAGGAGGCCACCGAGCTGGGGTACGCCGAGGCCGATCCGACCGCCGACGTGGAGGGCTTCGACGCGGCGGCGAAGGCGGCGATCCTGGCCTCGCTGGCGTTCCACACCCGGGTCGGCGCGGCCGACGTGCACCGGGAGGGGATCACCGAGGTCACCGCCGCCGACATGGCCAGCGCCAAGGCGATGGGCTGCACGATCAAGCTGCTCTGTCTGGCCGCCCGGGGCGTCGACGCGGCCGGCCGGGGGTCGGTCAGCGTCCGGGTGCACCCGGCGATGATCCCGCGCAGCCACCCGCTGGCCAGCGTCGGGGACGCGTTCAACGCGGTCTTCGTGGAGGCGGAGGCGGCCGGGCCGCTGATGTTCTACGGCCGGGGCGCGGGTGGCGCGGCCACCGCCAGCGCGGTGCTCGGCGACATCGTGGCGGTCGGCCGTAACCGGCTGGCCGGGGTACGCGCGCCCAGCGAGTCCGCCTACGCGGACCTGGTGGTGCGGCCGATGGGTGAGGCGTTGACCCGCTACCACGTCAGCCTGGACGTGGCGGACAAACCGGGCGTACTGGCCGCGGTGGCCGGGGTCTTCGCCCGGCACGACGTGTCGATCGCCACCGTCCGCCAGGCGCCGGCGGGCGCCGAGCCGGCCGGTCGGGGCGTGGACGCGGTGCTGGTGATCGTGACGCACGTGGCCCCGGACGCCGCGCTGGCCGCCACCGTCGAGGAGCTGCGCGGGCTGGACGCGGTCCGGTCCATCGCCAGCGTGCTGCGCGTGGAGGGCGGCGCGTGA
- the lysA gene encoding diaminopimelate decarboxylase: protein MRAHEAGALHGDIGSRGPAWLRTPVDVNDLVPQLWPRRVARGADGELTVAGLDVRSITAEFGTPVYVLDEDDLRSRCRDFRAAFPDEDVYYAGKAFLCRAVVRMIAEEGLFLDVCTGGELAVALAAGMPPERIGFHGNNKSVAELARALDAGVGRIILDSFTEIDRLTALARDRGVRPGVLIRVTVGVEAHTHEFIATAHEDQKFGFSLAGGAAIAAALRVLDEDVLELRGLHSHIGSQIFDASGFEVSARRVLGLQAQIRDARGVELPELDLGGGFGIAYTTQDDPATPQDLAKRLRKIVDGECAAEQLAVPRLSIEPGRAIVGPAVFTVYEVGTVKDVDGIRTYVSVDGGMSDNIRTALYDASYSATVASRSSTAEPMLARVVGKHCESGDIVVKDEFLPADVQPGDLVAVPGTGAYCRSMASNYNHVPRPPVVAVRDGRARLIVRRETEADLLALDVG from the coding sequence ATGCGCGCGCACGAGGCCGGCGCCCTGCACGGCGACATCGGCAGCCGGGGGCCGGCCTGGCTGCGTACCCCGGTCGACGTCAACGACCTGGTGCCGCAGCTCTGGCCGCGGCGGGTGGCGCGCGGCGCGGACGGCGAGCTCACCGTCGCGGGCCTGGACGTCCGTTCGATCACCGCCGAGTTCGGCACCCCGGTGTACGTGCTCGACGAGGACGACCTGCGCTCCCGCTGCCGGGACTTCCGGGCCGCCTTCCCCGACGAGGACGTCTACTACGCGGGCAAGGCGTTCCTCTGCCGGGCGGTGGTGCGGATGATCGCCGAGGAGGGGCTGTTCCTCGACGTCTGCACCGGCGGGGAGCTGGCGGTCGCGCTGGCCGCCGGGATGCCGCCGGAGCGGATCGGCTTCCACGGCAACAACAAGTCGGTCGCCGAGCTGGCCCGGGCGCTGGACGCCGGGGTGGGCCGGATCATCCTCGACTCGTTCACCGAGATCGACCGGCTCACCGCGCTGGCCCGGGACCGCGGGGTCCGCCCCGGGGTGCTGATCCGGGTGACCGTCGGGGTGGAGGCGCACACCCACGAGTTCATCGCCACCGCCCACGAGGACCAGAAGTTCGGCTTCTCGCTGGCCGGCGGGGCGGCGATCGCCGCCGCGCTGCGCGTCCTCGACGAGGACGTGCTGGAGCTGCGCGGCCTGCACTCGCACATCGGCTCGCAGATCTTCGACGCCAGCGGCTTCGAGGTCTCCGCCCGCCGGGTGCTGGGCCTGCAGGCGCAGATCCGGGACGCGCGCGGGGTGGAGCTGCCCGAGCTGGATCTCGGCGGCGGCTTCGGCATCGCGTACACCACGCAGGACGACCCGGCGACCCCGCAGGACCTGGCGAAACGGCTCCGCAAGATCGTCGACGGGGAGTGCGCGGCGGAGCAGCTCGCCGTGCCGCGGCTGTCCATCGAGCCGGGTCGGGCGATCGTCGGGCCGGCGGTGTTCACCGTCTACGAGGTCGGCACGGTCAAGGACGTCGACGGGATCCGCACGTACGTCAGCGTCGACGGTGGGATGAGCGACAACATCCGTACCGCGCTGTACGACGCGTCGTACTCGGCGACGGTGGCCTCCCGGTCGTCGACGGCCGAGCCGATGCTCGCCCGCGTGGTGGGAAAGCACTGTGAGTCCGGGGACATCGTGGTGAAGGATGAATTCCTGCCCGCCGACGTGCAGCCCGGAGATCTTGTCGCGGTGCCGGGCACCGGCGCCTACTGCCGGAGCATGGCCAGCAACTACAACCACGTGCCCCGACCCCCGGTCGTGGCGGTGCGCGACGGTCGGGCCCGGTTGATCGTCCGCCGGGAAACCGAAGCGGACCTGCTCGCATTGGATGTTGGATGA
- a CDS encoding efflux RND transporter permease subunit, translated as MSLLARLSLANRGLVALIAVVITAFGAFAVPSLKQQLLPSLEFPAAFVVATYPGAGPEVVESQVTEPIENSLQGIPGIEKITSTSREGSASIVVEYVFGTDVDDVVSKMQTAIGRLGNQLPADVDPQVIAGSTDDLPAVVIAAAGGDDPTALAGQLDRAVVPELKAVEGVRGVEVTGTRDELVVITPDPARLAAAGLQPTALGAALQTNGVTVPAGAVAEAGRSLTVQVGTPLSSLDDLRGIVVAPSSRGSAVVRLGDVATVEQQLAPPTSITRTNGRDSLGIAVTAAPDGNAVAISHDIRDLLAELEEASGAELTVVFDQAPFVEKSIESLTTEGLLGLVMAVIVILVFLLSVRSTLVTSVSIPLSVLVALLALWSGDYSLNLLTLGALTIAVGRVVDDSIVVLENIKRHLEYGEPKREAILTAVREVSGAVTASTLTTVAVFAPIALVGGFVGQLFAPFAITVTVALLASLLVSLTIIPVLAYWFLRPVDGDVDHEAVRREAEEKELRNPLQRAYLPVIGFATRRRWATVAIGLVVLLGTFALSTRLETNFIDDSGQDTLNVQQKLPVGTGLVGTDAAAERVEEVLARTDSVETYQVTIGGGGLPWEGGGGNSAANYVLALDEDTDTDRLKEDLRREFDALGDGVGEISFPSGQGGGSANQIAVIVQAGDPETLTRATEEARAAVAGLAGVEDVSTSLAERVPRVDVTVDRAAAGRYGLTEAAVGQVVAQVFRGSPIGQVTLDGGQRNVVLRFAGRPPTSLAELRALPIGQVTLDDIATIQQVEGLQQVTRIDGERSVTVTGTATGSNLGATTNELRQKLADIDVPGATLTVGGVSADQEEAFADLGLAVLAAIAIVFLIMVATFRSLVQPLILLVSIPFAAIGAIGLLLVTGTPLGVPALIGVLMLVGIVVTNAIVLMDLINQYRAQGMGVQEAVVEGGRRRLRPILMTAVATIFALLPMAFGLTGEGGFISQPLAIVVIGGLLSSTLLTLVLVPTLYTMVEGVKERRRARRSARAGGADTPPAGDTPPGASEPATVAAGGAAGEASTSGGTATRPAPSAALVDGTDQFEVLRLPRSRQSPIPPQD; from the coding sequence ATGTCGCTGCTCGCCAGATTGAGCCTCGCCAACCGGGGGCTGGTCGCCCTCATCGCGGTGGTGATCACGGCGTTCGGGGCGTTCGCCGTGCCGTCGTTGAAGCAGCAACTGCTGCCGTCGCTGGAGTTCCCGGCGGCGTTCGTGGTCGCGACCTACCCCGGCGCCGGCCCGGAGGTGGTCGAGTCACAGGTCACCGAGCCGATCGAGAACAGCCTCCAGGGCATCCCGGGGATCGAGAAGATCACCTCCACGTCCCGTGAGGGCTCCGCCAGCATCGTCGTCGAGTACGTCTTCGGCACCGACGTGGACGACGTGGTCAGCAAGATGCAGACCGCGATCGGTCGGCTCGGGAACCAGCTCCCGGCGGACGTCGACCCGCAGGTCATCGCGGGCAGCACCGACGACCTCCCGGCGGTGGTCATCGCCGCCGCCGGCGGCGACGACCCGACCGCGCTGGCCGGCCAGCTCGACCGCGCGGTGGTGCCCGAGCTGAAGGCGGTCGAGGGCGTCCGCGGCGTCGAGGTCACCGGCACCCGGGACGAGCTGGTGGTGATCACCCCCGACCCGGCGCGACTGGCCGCGGCGGGGCTCCAGCCCACCGCGCTCGGCGCCGCGTTGCAGACCAACGGGGTCACCGTGCCGGCGGGCGCGGTGGCCGAGGCCGGCCGGTCGCTGACCGTCCAGGTCGGCACGCCGCTGTCCAGCCTGGACGACCTGCGCGGCATCGTGGTCGCGCCCAGCTCACGGGGCTCGGCGGTGGTCCGCCTGGGCGACGTGGCGACGGTCGAGCAGCAGCTCGCCCCGCCGACCTCGATCACCCGCACCAACGGCCGGGACAGCCTCGGCATCGCCGTCACCGCCGCGCCGGACGGCAACGCGGTGGCCATCTCGCACGACATCCGGGACCTGCTCGCCGAGCTGGAGGAGGCCTCCGGCGCCGAGCTGACCGTGGTCTTCGACCAGGCGCCGTTCGTCGAGAAGTCGATCGAGAGCCTGACCACGGAGGGGCTGCTCGGCCTGGTCATGGCGGTCATCGTCATCCTGGTCTTCCTGCTCTCCGTCCGGTCCACCCTGGTCACCTCGGTCTCCATCCCGCTGTCGGTGCTGGTGGCGCTGCTGGCCCTGTGGTCCGGGGACTACTCGCTGAACCTGCTCACCCTCGGGGCGCTGACCATCGCCGTGGGCCGGGTGGTGGACGACTCGATCGTGGTGCTGGAGAACATCAAACGCCACCTGGAGTACGGCGAGCCGAAACGCGAGGCGATCCTCACCGCCGTCCGGGAGGTCTCCGGCGCGGTGACCGCCTCCACCCTCACCACGGTCGCGGTGTTCGCCCCGATCGCCCTGGTGGGGGGCTTCGTCGGGCAGCTCTTCGCGCCGTTCGCGATCACCGTCACGGTGGCCCTGCTGGCGTCGCTGCTGGTCTCGTTGACCATCATCCCGGTGCTGGCGTACTGGTTCCTCCGGCCGGTCGACGGCGACGTCGACCACGAGGCGGTCCGCCGCGAGGCCGAGGAGAAGGAGCTGCGCAACCCGTTGCAGCGGGCGTACCTGCCGGTGATCGGGTTCGCCACCCGGCGGCGGTGGGCCACCGTGGCGATCGGGCTGGTGGTGCTGCTGGGCACGTTCGCCCTGTCCACCCGGCTGGAGACCAACTTCATCGACGACTCCGGCCAGGACACCCTGAACGTCCAGCAGAAACTGCCGGTCGGCACCGGCCTGGTCGGCACCGACGCGGCGGCCGAGCGGGTCGAGGAGGTGCTGGCCCGCACCGACAGCGTCGAGACGTACCAGGTGACCATCGGTGGCGGCGGGCTGCCCTGGGAGGGCGGCGGCGGCAACAGCGCCGCCAACTACGTCCTGGCCCTCGACGAGGACACCGACACCGACCGGCTCAAGGAGGACCTGCGCCGGGAGTTCGACGCGCTCGGGGACGGCGTCGGCGAGATCAGTTTCCCCAGCGGCCAGGGTGGCGGGTCCGCCAACCAGATCGCGGTGATCGTCCAGGCCGGCGACCCGGAGACGCTGACCCGCGCCACCGAGGAGGCCCGCGCGGCAGTGGCCGGGCTGGCCGGCGTCGAGGACGTCTCGACCAGCCTGGCCGAGCGGGTGCCCCGGGTGGACGTCACCGTCGACCGGGCCGCCGCGGGCCGGTACGGGCTCACCGAGGCGGCGGTGGGGCAGGTCGTGGCCCAGGTGTTCCGGGGCAGCCCGATCGGCCAGGTCACCCTCGACGGTGGACAACGCAACGTGGTGTTGCGGTTCGCCGGTCGGCCGCCGACCTCGCTCGCGGAGCTGCGTGCCCTGCCGATCGGTCAGGTGACCCTGGACGACATCGCCACCATCCAGCAGGTCGAGGGGCTCCAGCAGGTCACCCGGATCGACGGTGAGCGCAGCGTCACGGTCACCGGCACGGCGACCGGCTCCAACCTCGGCGCCACCACGAACGAGCTGCGACAGAAGCTCGCCGACATCGACGTGCCGGGGGCGACCCTGACCGTCGGCGGGGTGAGCGCCGACCAGGAGGAGGCCTTCGCCGACCTGGGGCTGGCCGTGCTGGCCGCCATCGCCATCGTCTTCCTGATCATGGTGGCGACCTTCCGCAGCCTGGTGCAGCCGCTGATCCTGCTGGTCTCCATCCCGTTCGCGGCGATCGGCGCGATCGGCCTGCTGCTGGTCACCGGCACCCCGTTGGGCGTGCCGGCGCTGATCGGCGTGCTGATGCTGGTCGGCATCGTGGTCACCAACGCGATCGTGCTGATGGATCTGATCAACCAGTACCGGGCGCAGGGCATGGGCGTGCAGGAGGCGGTGGTCGAGGGCGGCCGGCGCCGGCTGCGCCCGATCCTGATGACCGCGGTGGCGACGATCTTCGCGCTGCTGCCGATGGCGTTCGGCCTCACCGGCGAGGGCGGCTTCATCTCCCAGCCGCTGGCGATCGTGGTGATCGGCGGTCTGCTCAGCTCGACCCTGCTCACCCTGGTGCTGGTGCCGACGCTCTACACCATGGTGGAGGGCGTCAAGGAGCGGCGGCGGGCCCGGCGGTCGGCCCGCGCCGGCGGGGCCGACACCCCGCCGGCCGGCGACACCCCGCCCGGCGCGTCCGAGCCGGCCACGGTGGCCGCCGGCGGCGCGGCGGGCGAGGCGTCCACCAGCGGCGGTACGGCCACCCGCCCGGCCCCGTCGGCGGCGCTCGTCGACGGCACCGACCAGTTCGAGGTGCTGCGGCTGCCCAGGAGCCGGCAGTCGCCGATCCCGCCGCAGGACTGA
- a CDS encoding DUF305 domain-containing protein, translating to MTAPTTTQTTPGATTAAGAGGPTGGAGRRRGTLALAVAVVVGLLLGYAGGLLTPRLTRPGDASAEAGFARDMTTHHAQAVEMGLIAFDQGADGEVRQIGGDIATGQQGEIGMMQAWLRSWDLDPTGSQPRMSWMPDGTKMMRDGLMPGMATPDEMARLREARGTEGDILFLDMMIDHHIGGVHMIDAVLEHGGDPEVLRTAQVMKNTQQKDLNNLRAARDRLRG from the coding sequence ATGACCGCACCGACGACGACGCAGACCACGCCCGGGGCGACGACCGCCGCCGGCGCGGGCGGCCCGACGGGCGGCGCCGGCCGCCGTCGGGGCACCCTGGCGCTGGCCGTCGCCGTCGTGGTCGGTCTTCTCCTCGGGTACGCGGGGGGCCTGCTCACCCCCCGCCTCACCCGCCCCGGGGACGCCTCGGCGGAGGCGGGCTTCGCCCGGGACATGACCACCCACCACGCCCAGGCGGTGGAGATGGGGCTCATCGCGTTCGACCAGGGCGCCGACGGCGAGGTACGTCAGATCGGCGGCGACATCGCCACCGGGCAGCAGGGCGAGATCGGCATGATGCAGGCGTGGCTGCGGTCCTGGGACCTCGACCCGACCGGCTCCCAGCCCCGGATGTCCTGGATGCCGGACGGCACGAAGATGATGCGGGACGGGCTGATGCCCGGCATGGCCACCCCCGACGAGATGGCCCGGCTGCGCGAAGCCCGGGGCACCGAGGGCGACATCCTGTTCCTGGACATGATGATCGACCACCACATCGGCGGCGTGCACATGATCGACGCGGTGCTGGAGCACGGCGGCGATCCCGAGGTCCTGCGCACCGCCCAGGTCATGAAGAACACCCAGCAGAAGGACCTGAACAACCTCCGGGCGGCCCGGGACCGGCTACGCGGCTGA
- the thrC gene encoding threonine synthase produces MWRGLIEEYRERLPVTEATPVVTLHEGNTPLLPAPVLSSRLGCDVHLKVEGANPTGSFKDRGMTLAVSKAIEAGNKAIICASTGNTSASAAAYAARAGLTCAVLVPQGKIALGKLAQALVHGAKLIQVQGNFDDCLSMAAKLAQDYPVALVNSVNIDRLHGQKTAAFEIVAALGDAPDIHCLPVGNAGNISAYWMGYSEELSAGVATRAPRMYGFQAAGAAPIVGGRVVDQPSTIATAIRIGNPASWTKAIDARDASGGLIAAVTDREILDAYRLLAREVGVFVELGSAASVAGLLQQGAAGRVPAGSTVVCTVTGHGLKDPEWAISTAPSPITIANDPLAAARSLDLV; encoded by the coding sequence ATGTGGCGGGGTCTGATCGAGGAGTACCGGGAGCGGCTGCCGGTCACCGAGGCCACGCCCGTCGTCACGCTGCACGAGGGGAACACCCCGCTGCTGCCCGCGCCGGTGCTCTCCAGCCGGCTCGGCTGCGACGTCCACCTCAAGGTCGAGGGGGCCAACCCGACCGGCTCGTTCAAGGACCGGGGGATGACCCTCGCCGTCTCCAAGGCGATCGAGGCCGGCAACAAGGCGATCATCTGCGCGTCCACCGGCAACACCAGCGCCTCCGCCGCCGCGTACGCGGCCCGCGCCGGCCTGACCTGCGCGGTGCTGGTGCCGCAGGGCAAGATCGCCCTCGGCAAGCTGGCCCAGGCGCTGGTGCACGGCGCGAAGCTGATCCAGGTGCAGGGCAACTTCGACGACTGCCTCTCGATGGCCGCGAAGCTCGCCCAGGACTACCCGGTGGCGCTGGTCAACTCGGTCAACATCGACCGGCTGCACGGGCAGAAGACCGCCGCCTTCGAGATCGTCGCGGCCCTCGGCGACGCCCCGGACATCCACTGCCTGCCGGTCGGCAACGCGGGCAACATCTCGGCGTACTGGATGGGGTACTCCGAGGAGCTCAGCGCCGGGGTCGCCACCCGGGCCCCCCGGATGTACGGGTTCCAGGCGGCCGGGGCCGCCCCGATCGTCGGCGGCCGGGTGGTCGACCAGCCGTCAACGATCGCCACCGCGATCCGGATCGGCAACCCGGCGAGCTGGACGAAGGCGATCGACGCCCGGGACGCCTCCGGCGGGCTGATCGCCGCGGTGACCGACCGGGAGATCCTCGACGCGTACCGGCTGTTGGCCCGGGAGGTGGGCGTCTTCGTCGAGCTGGGCAGCGCGGCCAGCGTGGCGGGGCTGCTCCAGCAGGGCGCGGCGGGTCGGGTGCCGGCCGGCTCCACCGTGGTCTGCACGGTCACCGGTCACGGCCTCAAGGACCCGGAGTGGGCGATCTCCACCGCCCCGTCCCCGATCACCATCGCCAACGACCCGCTGGCCGCGGCCCGCTCCCTGGATCTGGTCTGA